From a region of the Mercurialis annua linkage group LG1-X, ddMerAnnu1.2, whole genome shotgun sequence genome:
- the LOC126687553 gene encoding peroxidase 43-like yields the protein MLSNYNLKSLAFAAVLVHICFGVSKGHLQTGFYSQTCPEAETIVLNVVRSAVSDDHRIAAKLLRLFFHDCFVQGCDGSILVDDGERNAREHLGVGGFEVIENAKTELEENCPGVVSCADIVALAARDAVFLSKGPFIEVPTGRRDGLISEVGLAADLPDVDDSTEVLKSKFQHKGLSDKDLLLLSAGGHSIGTTACFFMPNRLYNFHGEGDSDPEINPRLLPQLKDQCPFDGDSNVRIPLDLGSESTFDAHIFQNIRNGFAVIASDARLYDDRNIKKMVDTYAQGFSRSRRRRSSFQNDFAVAMVKLGTIGVKTGEDGEIRRVCNALN from the exons ATGCTGAGTAACTACAATCTGAAATCTCTGGCTTTTGCTGCTGTTTTGGTTCATATTTGCTTTGGTGTTTCAAAAGGGCATTTGCAAACTGGGTTCTATTCACAGACGTGTCCGGAAGCAGAAactattgttttaaatgttgtcCGATCAGCTGTTTCTGATGATCATCGGATTGCTGCCAAGTTGCTCAGGCTCTTCTTCCATGACTGCTTTGTTCAG GGGTGCGATGGGTCGATTTTGGTGGATGATGGGGAGAGAAATGCAAGAGAGCACTTGGGAGTGGGAGGTTTTGAAGTGATAGAAAATGCTAAAACAGAATTAGAAGAGAATTGCCCAGGAGTTGTTTCTTGTGCAGACATTGTAGCATTAGCTGCCCGTGATGCTGTTTTCTTG AGTAAAGGGCCATTTATTGAGGTCCCAACTGGAAGAAGAGATGGCCTGATTTCAGAAGTGGGACTCGCTGCTGATTTGCCTGATGTCGATGATTCAACTGAGGTTCTTAAATCCAAGTTCCAACATAAAGGGCTTTCAGATAAAGACCTTCTCCTTCTTAGTGCGG GTGGGCATTCAATTGGTACAACAGCATGTTTTTTCATGCCAAATAGGCTTTACAACTTCCATGGAGAAGGAGACTCCGACCCAGAAATCAACCCTCGGCTTCTTCCACAACTAAAAGATCAATGCCCTTTTGATGGAGATTCCAACGTCAGAATTCCTCTGGATTTGGGCTCTGAATCAACCTTCGATGCtcatatatttcaaaatatcaGAAATGGGTTCGCTGTGATTGCATCAGATGCCAGGCTTTATGATGAcagaaacattaaaaaaatggtGGACACATATGCTCAAGGCTTCTCCAggtcaagaagaaggagatcATCTTTTCAAAATGATTTTGCTGTAGCAATGGTCAAACTGGGGACCATTGGTGTTAAAACAGGGGAAGACGGAGAGATCAGAAGAGTTTGTAATGCtcttaattaa